A stretch of the Corynebacterium maris DSM 45190 genome encodes the following:
- the smpB gene encoding SsrA-binding protein SmpB, protein MGKKKKKHGSNLIASNRKARHDYTILDTYEAGIVLVGTEIKSLREGKASLVEAFATIDNGEVWLRNLHIPEYSMGSWTNHSPRRHRKLLLHRGEIDSLEGKVRDGNKTLVPLSLYLKDGRVKVELGLAQGKQDWDKRQSIKRRTEEREIVREMGRKIKGINA, encoded by the coding sequence ATGGGCAAGAAAAAGAAGAAGCACGGCAGCAATCTCATTGCCAGCAATCGTAAGGCCCGCCACGATTACACCATCCTGGACACCTACGAGGCGGGCATCGTTCTCGTGGGCACCGAAATCAAGTCTCTGCGCGAAGGAAAAGCCTCCCTGGTGGAGGCCTTCGCCACCATTGACAACGGCGAGGTGTGGCTGCGTAACCTGCACATCCCCGAGTACTCCATGGGGTCGTGGACCAACCACTCCCCGCGGCGGCACCGCAAACTGCTGTTGCACCGCGGCGAAATCGACTCGTTGGAGGGCAAGGTCCGCGACGGCAACAAGACCCTGGTGCCGCTGAGCCTGTATCTCAAGGATGGGCGTGTCAAGGTCGAACTCGGCCTGGCGCAGGGCAAGCAGGACTGGGACAAACGCCAATCGATCAAGAGGCGGACCGAAGAGCGTGAGATCGTGCGCGAGATGGGCCGCAAGATCAAGGGAATCAACGCCTGA
- a CDS encoding SDR family oxidoreductase codes for MKTALITGASRGIGLAVAEELGRDHLVYVGSTTQEGAQRVVDKLPNARPFVADLTDPDDVARAVEAAGLDSLDCVFHSAGVVSRQSVADTSRQEWRDVFEINLFAVAELTRLLLPALRAARGTVITVNSGSGYHSGAQNALYSGSKFALRAFTDALREEELGKIRVTSVHPGRVDTDMQKQLRRLEGHADDEYEGWRWVRPESVAAAVRMVVDLGEDATVNEVSVRPSGLSG; via the coding sequence ATGAAGACCGCACTGATCACCGGCGCCTCCCGGGGCATCGGACTGGCCGTGGCCGAGGAGCTCGGCCGCGACCACCTCGTCTACGTGGGGTCGACGACGCAGGAGGGCGCACAGCGGGTCGTCGACAAGCTCCCGAATGCGCGTCCTTTCGTCGCCGACCTGACAGATCCGGATGACGTCGCCCGCGCCGTCGAGGCCGCGGGCCTGGATTCCCTGGACTGCGTTTTTCATAGCGCCGGCGTGGTGAGCAGGCAGTCCGTCGCCGACACGAGCCGGCAGGAATGGCGCGATGTCTTCGAGATCAACCTCTTCGCCGTCGCGGAGCTGACCCGGTTGTTGCTGCCGGCCCTACGCGCTGCCCGGGGCACCGTCATCACGGTGAACTCCGGATCCGGCTATCACTCTGGGGCGCAGAACGCGCTCTACTCGGGCTCCAAGTTCGCGTTGCGCGCGTTCACCGACGCGCTGCGGGAAGAGGAGCTGGGAAAAATTCGCGTCACCTCGGTGCATCCGGGACGGGTGGACACGGACATGCAAAAACAGCTGCGGCGGCTCGAAGGCCATGCCGACGACGAGTACGAGGGATGGCGTTGGGTGCGTCCTGAATCCGTCGCCGCCGCGGTGCGCATGGTGGTGGACTTGGGGGAGGACGCCACCGTCAACGAAGTGAGCGTGCGACCTTCCGGATTGAGTGGCTGA
- a CDS encoding iron chelate uptake ABC transporter family permease subunit, with product MTTADTTSTAATVDTSRHTGAFKSRTSRRKYWILMISMLVLGGLSAFGLLAYNNPMPFGTDQFWLIAERRANSVIAIAVVALCQGAATVAFHTVTNNRVITPSIMGFESLYTVIHTATVFLFGAVGLAAAHNLSMFVFQLIIMVSLSLVLYSWLLTSRYANIHAMLLIGIVIGGGLGSISTFMQRLLTPSEFDVLTARLFGSVNNADSDYYPVAIPLCLIAATLLYLNSRKLNVLSLGRDAAMGLGVNHKINAVYTLVLISLLMAVSTALVGPMTFLGFLVATLAYLFADTYDHRYIFPMAAVIGFAVLTTAYFVMNHIFYAQGVVSILIEVVGGTVFLIVILRRGRL from the coding sequence ATGACTACCGCTGACACCACGTCCACCGCCGCGACGGTGGACACTTCGCGCCACACCGGCGCTTTCAAATCCCGCACCAGCCGTCGTAAGTACTGGATCCTGATGATCTCGATGCTGGTTCTCGGCGGCCTGAGCGCCTTCGGGTTGCTGGCCTACAACAACCCGATGCCTTTCGGCACGGACCAGTTCTGGCTCATCGCTGAGCGCCGCGCCAACTCGGTCATCGCCATCGCGGTGGTCGCACTCTGCCAAGGCGCGGCGACGGTGGCGTTCCACACCGTGACGAATAACCGGGTGATCACGCCGTCGATCATGGGCTTTGAGTCCCTGTACACGGTGATCCACACCGCCACGGTCTTCCTGTTCGGCGCCGTGGGCCTGGCCGCCGCCCATAACCTGAGCATGTTCGTTTTCCAGCTCATCATCATGGTCAGTCTGAGCCTGGTGCTCTATTCCTGGCTGCTAACCAGCAGGTACGCCAATATTCACGCGATGCTGCTCATCGGCATCGTCATCGGCGGCGGCTTGGGCTCCATCTCGACGTTCATGCAGCGACTGCTGACGCCGAGCGAGTTCGACGTTCTCACGGCGAGGCTCTTCGGCTCCGTCAACAACGCGGACAGTGACTATTACCCGGTGGCGATCCCGCTGTGCCTGATCGCCGCGACACTGCTTTACCTCAACTCCCGCAAGCTCAATGTCCTCAGCCTGGGACGGGACGCGGCCATGGGCCTCGGCGTGAACCACAAGATCAACGCCGTGTACACCTTGGTCCTCATCTCCTTGTTGATGGCGGTGTCGACGGCGCTCGTCGGTCCGATGACCTTCCTCGGTTTCTTGGTGGCCACCCTGGCTTACCTGTTCGCCGACACTTACGATCACCGGTACATCTTCCCGATGGCGGCTGTCATCGGCTTCGCGGTGTTGACCACCGCATACTTCGTGATGAACCACATTTTCTATGCCCAAGGCGTGGTGTCCATCCTCATCGAGGTCGTGGGCGGCACCGTCTTTCTTATCGTCATCCTCAGGAGGGGACGACTGTGA
- a CDS encoding DUF488 domain-containing protein, whose product MTVYCIKVHDLVDDRVQAAGPVVLIDRVWPRGIKKEDLGHDVWLKDAAPSSELRTWFGHDPERFEEFSRRYHGELDGGSEDVDRLVAMVDEGDVTLLYAAADRDHNHARVLAEWLKETP is encoded by the coding sequence ATGACCGTCTACTGCATCAAAGTCCACGATCTTGTCGACGACCGCGTGCAGGCCGCAGGCCCCGTCGTCCTGATTGACCGCGTCTGGCCCAGGGGCATCAAAAAAGAGGACCTGGGCCACGACGTCTGGCTCAAGGACGCGGCCCCGTCATCAGAGCTGCGGACATGGTTCGGCCACGATCCCGAGAGGTTCGAGGAATTCTCCCGTCGCTACCACGGTGAGCTCGATGGCGGGAGCGAGGACGTGGATAGACTGGTCGCCATGGTCGACGAGGGCGATGTCACCCTGCTGTACGCCGCCGCCGACCGCGACCACAATCACGCCCGCGTTCTCGCAGAATGGCTGAAGGAGACTCCATGA
- a CDS encoding ABC transporter permease, whose translation MVMAETAQQRELRARARKKKEGWQLLVATLAVAALLMVSLFVGEYSLFSQEDGREMFLTTRVPRTIALVLAGAAMAMSGLVMQLLTQNRFVEPTTTGTTEWAGLGLLFVMYFVPAATVLERMVGAVAFAFVGTMVFFAVIRRVSLRSSLIVPIIGIMLGAVVGAVSTFFALQVDMLQQLGIWFAGSFTSVYSGQYEVLWIVLLVLVAVVFYADRLTVAGLGEDIATNVGINYNRMLLIGTSLVAVATGVVTVVVGSLPFLGLIVPNIVSMFRGDDLRTNLPWVALLGVAVVTVCDLIGRTVISPFEMPVSVILGIVGAVVFIFLILKQARKG comes from the coding sequence ATGGTCATGGCCGAAACCGCACAGCAGCGTGAGCTGCGTGCCCGCGCCCGAAAGAAAAAAGAGGGCTGGCAACTCCTGGTGGCCACCCTCGCCGTCGCAGCGTTGCTGATGGTGTCGCTCTTCGTCGGTGAGTACAGCCTGTTTTCCCAGGAAGACGGTCGGGAAATGTTCCTGACCACCCGCGTCCCCCGCACCATCGCCCTGGTTCTCGCCGGTGCGGCGATGGCCATGAGCGGACTGGTGATGCAGCTTCTCACCCAAAACCGCTTCGTGGAACCCACCACCACCGGCACCACCGAATGGGCGGGCCTGGGCCTGCTCTTCGTCATGTACTTCGTACCGGCGGCCACGGTGCTGGAGCGCATGGTCGGCGCCGTCGCATTCGCGTTCGTCGGAACCATGGTCTTCTTCGCGGTGATCCGGCGCGTCTCGCTGCGTTCGTCGTTGATCGTGCCGATCATCGGCATCATGCTGGGCGCCGTCGTCGGGGCGGTATCCACGTTCTTCGCCCTCCAGGTGGACATGCTCCAGCAGCTCGGCATCTGGTTCGCAGGTTCGTTCACCTCGGTGTACTCGGGCCAGTACGAGGTTCTCTGGATCGTGCTGCTGGTGTTGGTCGCCGTGGTTTTTTACGCCGACCGCCTCACCGTGGCCGGCCTCGGCGAGGACATCGCCACCAACGTGGGCATCAACTACAACCGCATGCTGCTGATCGGCACGTCACTGGTCGCCGTGGCGACGGGCGTCGTCACCGTGGTGGTCGGCTCCCTGCCGTTCCTCGGGCTGATCGTGCCCAACATCGTCTCCATGTTCCGCGGCGACGACCTGCGCACCAACCTGCCGTGGGTGGCGTTGCTGGGCGTCGCGGTGGTGACCGTGTGTGACTTGATCGGGCGCACCGTCATTTCCCCCTTCGAAATGCCGGTCTCCGTGATCCTCGGCATCGTCGGCGCGGTCGTCTTTATTTTCCTCATCCTCAAGCAAGCGCGGAAGGGGTAG
- a CDS encoding siderophore ABC transporter substrate-binding protein: MAKVRLSVIAGFAAAGLALTACTNTEGDDAASTAAADVETVTIEDNHGTQEVPVDPETVVSLDNRTFEVLADWGVELEAAPVALIPDTIEAYAGNEDILNIGNHREPDLELITAAEPDFILQGQRFTNYYDDIAELNPDAAYVDLNVRDGEPIDQELKRQVTELGKVFETEDEAEQLIADFDAALERAQEAYDSSKTVMAVNVSGGEIGYIAPGVGRMYGPLFDLVGMTPSLEVEGSSSNHEGDDISVEAIAQSNPDILLVMDRDAAVQSVDQESYAGAAALINENPALQNVTALNEDAVYIAPGDTYTNESIITYTEILNGMADLFESQQ; encoded by the coding sequence ATGGCTAAAGTTCGTCTCTCCGTCATCGCCGGTTTCGCCGCCGCAGGCCTTGCCCTGACCGCCTGCACCAACACTGAAGGTGACGACGCCGCAAGCACCGCAGCTGCTGACGTCGAGACCGTCACCATCGAAGACAACCACGGTACCCAGGAAGTTCCGGTTGACCCGGAAACGGTCGTGTCCCTGGATAACCGCACCTTCGAGGTCCTGGCGGACTGGGGCGTTGAGCTGGAGGCCGCACCGGTCGCGCTCATCCCGGACACCATCGAGGCCTATGCCGGCAACGAGGACATCCTCAACATCGGCAACCACCGTGAGCCGGACCTCGAGCTGATCACCGCCGCCGAGCCGGACTTCATCCTGCAGGGGCAGCGCTTCACCAACTACTACGACGACATCGCCGAGCTGAACCCGGACGCCGCCTACGTCGACCTCAACGTCCGTGACGGAGAGCCGATCGACCAGGAGCTCAAGCGCCAGGTCACCGAGCTGGGCAAGGTCTTCGAGACCGAGGATGAGGCCGAGCAGCTCATCGCCGACTTCGACGCCGCCCTCGAGCGTGCCCAGGAAGCCTACGACTCCTCCAAGACCGTCATGGCCGTCAACGTCTCCGGCGGCGAGATCGGCTACATCGCCCCGGGCGTCGGCCGCATGTACGGACCGCTGTTCGATCTGGTCGGCATGACCCCGTCCCTCGAGGTCGAAGGCTCGTCCTCCAACCACGAGGGCGACGACATCTCCGTCGAGGCCATCGCGCAGTCGAACCCGGACATCCTGCTGGTGATGGACCGCGACGCCGCCGTCCAGAGCGTGGATCAGGAGTCGTACGCCGGCGCTGCCGCGCTCATCAACGAGAACCCGGCCCTGCAGAACGTGACCGCGCTGAATGAAGACGCCGTCTACATCGCCCCGGGTGACACCTACACCAACGAATCGATCATCACCTACACCGAGATCCTCAACGGCATGGCCGACCTGTTCGAGTCCCAGCAGTAG